The Nitrospirales bacterium genome includes a window with the following:
- a CDS encoding 1-deoxy-D-xylulose-5-phosphate reductoisomerase — MKNIVILGSTGSIGASTLDIVSRFPDQFSIVGLTAGNNHEKLEEQIRAFRPRIVALSSETAANALRTRLNGSPVEILSGVEGLCTVAQDADSDIVISAIVGGAGLRPTMAALRAGRHVALANKEPMVMVGHLMQEEAQKQGTTIFPIDSEHSAIFQSLEGHRHEDVRRIVLTASGGPFWDWPLESIQEVTVEQALKHPNWEMGAKITIDSATLMNKGLEVIEAKWLFTIPASQINIVIHRESIIHSLVEYRDGSVMAQLGLPDMRTPISYALNYPKRVPLDPPLLDLATIGQLHFAQPDFTKFPCARLAYDALAEGGGLPATLNAANEVAVQAFLDQSIAFLDIPKIIEETMMMYSPQELRTIEDALEVDRWAREKASALCALSVK, encoded by the coding sequence AGGTTCCCCGACCAATTTTCGATCGTGGGCCTTACGGCTGGCAATAATCATGAGAAACTTGAAGAGCAAATTCGTGCCTTTCGACCTCGAATCGTTGCCCTTTCCTCTGAAACAGCCGCCAATGCGCTACGGACTCGTTTGAATGGATCTCCCGTGGAAATATTAAGCGGCGTTGAAGGTCTCTGCACAGTCGCGCAGGACGCCGACAGCGATATCGTGATTTCAGCTATTGTCGGAGGTGCTGGCCTACGGCCCACCATGGCTGCACTTCGCGCAGGACGCCATGTCGCCCTAGCCAATAAGGAACCGATGGTTATGGTCGGTCATTTGATGCAGGAAGAAGCTCAGAAACAAGGCACCACGATTTTCCCAATCGATAGTGAGCATAGCGCGATATTTCAATCGCTTGAAGGACATCGTCACGAAGACGTACGCCGCATTGTGCTCACGGCTTCAGGGGGACCTTTCTGGGATTGGCCCCTGGAATCCATCCAAGAGGTCACCGTCGAACAGGCGTTAAAACATCCCAATTGGGAGATGGGGGCAAAAATTACCATTGACTCTGCCACATTGATGAATAAGGGCCTGGAAGTGATCGAGGCCAAATGGCTGTTTACGATCCCTGCCTCTCAAATTAATATCGTGATCCACCGAGAAAGTATCATTCATTCTCTGGTAGAATATCGTGATGGGTCGGTCATGGCACAACTGGGGCTACCTGACATGCGAACTCCCATCTCGTATGCGCTCAATTATCCGAAACGCGTGCCCTTAGATCCGCCCTTGCTCGACCTCGCAACGATCGGGCAGCTACATTTCGCTCAACCTGATTTTACTAAATTTCCCTGTGCCCGATTGGCCTATGATGCTTTGGCAGAAGGGGGAGGGCTTCCAGCAACCTTAAACGCGGCCAATGAAGTGGCGGTCCAAGCTTTTCTTGATCAATCGATCGCATTCTTGGATATCCCCAAAATCATAGAAGAAACCATGATGATGTATTCTCCCCAGGAATTACGAACCATCGAAGATGCCCTGGAAGTCGATCGCTGGGCACGTGAAAAAGCTTCGGCACTCTGCGCCCTCTCTGTAAAATAG